The Mytilus galloprovincialis chromosome 2, xbMytGall1.hap1.1, whole genome shotgun sequence genome has a window encoding:
- the LOC143063854 gene encoding uncharacterized protein LOC143063854, with the protein MSSTGKTCSLTTGNKCGCGDNCECGDSCVCSPKMKGSCSCSSGGDCSCGDSCACTTVCGCGKCGKSKSS; encoded by the coding sequence GAAAAACATGTAGTCTGACAACAGGAAACAAATGTGGATGTGGTGACAACTGTGAGTGCGGAGATAGCTGTGTATGTAGTCCTAAGATGAAAGGGTCATGTAGTTGTTCATCTGGAGGAGACTGTTCATGTGGAGATTCATGTGCATGTACAACTGTATGTGGATGTGGAAAATGTGGAAAATCTAAATCCTCCTAG
- the LOC143063851 gene encoding uncharacterized protein LOC143063851 produces the protein MIQRKSLVMGNHIIAGILAVVFVSIVAHPGRPALQDSPQARVIFQAAERNRTDDGVITPEEFKDIFATFDINTDGEVTEKEFLFIWKDRQLGDLSAASIFFHHIDTDRDNLLSEIPDMSRTFYYFDSNQDGKINLVEFVIVWINLSH, from the exons ATGATTCAAAGGAAAAGTCTCGTG ATGGGCAACCATATCATTGCTGGTATTTTAGCTGTGGTTTTTGTAAG TATTGTTGCACATCCTGGAAGACCTGCCTTACAAGACAGTCCACAGGCTCGAGTTATTTTTCAAGCAGCTGAAAGAAATCGGACAGATGATGGTGTCATCACGCCAGAGGAATTTAAGGACATCTTTGCCACGTTTGATATTAATA CTGATGGTGAGGTCACTGAAAAGGAGTTCTTATTTATCTGGAAGGATAGACAACTAGGAGACCTATCGGCAGCCTCTATTTTTTTCCATCACATTGACACAGATAGAGACAATTTATTGTCAGAGATTCCTGATATGTCTAGAACATTCTACTACTTCGACTCAAATC aGGATGGAAAAATCAACCTTGTCGAATTTGTCATCGTGTGGATCAATCTATCTCACTGA
- the LOC143063853 gene encoding uncharacterized protein LOC143063853 codes for MAKRLTISVAVLAVSIAIVFGNPGTTIDDSEEARHLFHLADKNHDFLLNPDEMHSVFLDFDLNNDTHIYVDEFINDWLTGNLGTALEAVTLFHHLDVDNSGYISENPDMPFIMHFFDRDLDGHISQAEFVIQWVKIKNS; via the exons ATGGCAAAACGACTGACAATCAGCGTAGCAGTATTGGCAGTTTCCAT AGCAATTGTATTTGGTAATCCTGGAACTACCATAGACGACAGTGAAGAAGCTAGGCATTTATTTCATTTAGCAGATAAAAATCATGACTTCCTGTTAAATCCAGACGAAATGCATTCCGTCTTTTTAGACTTTGACCTAAATA ATGATACGCATATCTATGTGGACGAATTTATCAACGACTGGTTAACGGGCAATTTGGGAACAGCATTAGAGGCTGTTACATTATTCCATCATCTTGATGTTGATAACAGTGGCTATATCAGCGAGAATCCAGATATGCCTTTCATTATGCACTTCTTTGACAGAGATC TTGATGGACATATAAGTCAAGCAGAATTTGTTATCCAGTGGGTGAAGATTAAAAACTCTTAG
- the LOC143063852 gene encoding uncharacterized protein LOC143063852, with product MGKLRTIFVAVIAVSIAIVFGNPGTTIADSQEARRLFRLADKNHDFQLNPKEMHSVFLDFDLNNDTYIYVDEFINDWLSDNLGTALEAVTLFHHLDVDNSGYISENPDMPYIIHFFDRDLDGHISQAEFVIQWVKIKNS from the exons ATGGGAAAACTACGGACAATCTTCGTAGCAGTAATAGCAGTTTCCAT agCAATTGTTTTTGGTAACCCTGGAACTACCATAGCAGACAGCCAAGAAGCTAGACGTTTATTTCGTTTAGCAGATAAAAATCACGACTTCCAGTTAAATCCGAAAGAAATGCATTCCGTCTTTTTAGACTTCGACTTAAACA ATGATACTTATATCTATGTGGACGAATTCATCAACGACTGGTTATCGGACAATTTGGGAACAGCATTAGAGGCCGTGACATTATTCCATCATCTCGATGTTGATAACAGTGGTTATATCAGCGAGAATCCAGATATGCCATATATCATCCACTTCTTTGATAGAGATC TTGATGGACATATCAGTCAAGCAGAGTTTGTTATACAGTGGGTGAAGATTAAAAACTCTTAG